The Patescibacteria group bacterium DNA window GTAAAAAATGAGCAAAATTATTGATATTTCTTTGATTAATTCGTTTCGCTCATTATATCAAATTTGTTCTTTTTTTGCTTCGCCGATGGTCGAAACTTCGCCGTGGCCGGGGTAGAGAATGGTTGCTTTGGGTAATTTAAATATTTTGTTTAAAGATTGATCCAGATCTTTTTTGGAGCTATAAGAAAAATCCGTGCGGCCCAAACCGTTGGCAAATAACGTATCACCGGAAAAAATAACCCCTTGACCCAAAAGACTGATCCCGCCTGGCGTATGGCCGGGCGTTTCCATAACTTTTAAAACCTCTTGCCCGAACTTAATTTTTTCTTTCTCTTTTAAAAAACGGTCAGCCGAAGGAGCCGGATCAACGCTAATGCCTAAAAAATATTGGGCGCTTTTTTGCGCCTGTTTTAATAAAAAGAGATCTTTTGCATGAATCAAAAAGGGGATTTGGTAGGCTAATTTAAGCTCCAAAGCCGCCAGGACATGATCAAAATGAGCGTGAGTTGCCAAAAGGGCCGTGGGTTTGAGCTTAAGGTCGGCAATTTTAGCCTCGATATAAGCGGCCGCCTCGCCCGGATCAATAATCAAGGTTTCTTTGGTTTTTTCGTCCCAGACAAGATAACAATTCGTTGCCAACTGTCCAACGCTCAGTCTTTGCACCTTCATGATTTGATTTTAGCATATTGACAATCTTTAGGGAATCTTGACTTGACACTTTTAAAAAGTTATGTAAGTATAGGGACACATGAAAAAAGTGCTACTCGTAGTTCTTTGGTTTCCGCTCACCATGGCAACTTTAAGCGGCGCCCTCTTGACTCTTTATTTCTTCGATAATGTCAGGGCCGGAGATTTGCTTTTTGCTAAACAAGCTAAGGAGTTGGCTTTGAAAAATCAATACGAGTTTTATGCCGCCCTCCCTCAAGTCTTGGGCTCATTGACAACCGTCGTTGAGGCGGCTGACGCCCGGCCGGAATTGATTCGACAATATCTTACTAAATACAATTCGCCGCTCTTACCCTACGCTGATTTAATCGTCAAGTTATCTGATCAGTATAATTTGGATTTCCGTCTGATCGTTTCCATCGCTCAATGCGAATCAAATGTTTGTAAAAGAATACCGGAAGGATCCTATAATTGTTGGGGGTTTGAAAATGGCGCAACCCATTTTCAATCCTTCGAACAGGCTTTGGAACAAGTCGCCAAAACTTTAAAAGAAGGTTACATCGATCAGGGATTAACTACTCCGGACTTAATAATGCCCAAATATGCTCCACCGTCAGTGGCCAAAGGCGGCCCCTGGGCCAAATGCGTTAACCAATTTATGGAAGAACTTAAATAAAGATTTCCTCCCCGAAACTTGACAAGCCTATAATATTATGATATAATCCCCGCCAGATCCTGAGGTACGGAGGTATTTCACTTCCTACTTTAGGATTTTTTTATGGGCTTGTTAATGAGCCGGTAGGCAAGTTTTTACAAGCCCAAATCCTGCCAAAGCGCCCCTCGGAGGCAAGGACATAAGACTTTGCGACGAGGCAAGCGGAGGCGGATAGGAAGAGAGGTCAAGCTTATGAAAAAACAGATCTGGTTGGCAGTTTTCGTTTTAACTGCCCTAATGATTCTTATCTCTCCCTCCTTTGTTATGGCTTCGGAGGGTAAAGAAGCCGCCAGCTCGGCTGATATCTTTGTGGGTCAAGCGCCAAATCCTAATGTTGATAGATTGCGCCGGTTTTTGGCCTATTACGATTCGCCTTTGGCAAACTATGCGCCGGTTTTTGTTGAAAAGGCTTCTCGGTATAACTTAGACTGGAAATTGATTCCGGCCATTACGGGTGTGGAATCGACCTTCGGCAAGGCCATTCCTTTTAACTCCTATAACGCCTATGGCTGGGCTAACGGGGAATACTCTTTTAAGTCCTGGGAAGAATCAATTGAGGTTGTTTCAAAAACCTTAAGAGAAAACTATGCCAATAGGGGTGCTGATACCGTTGAAAAAATAGCGCCGATTTATGCTCCTCCTTCCCAAACCTGGGCCGGCAAGGTTTTGTATTTTATGGACAAAATTGAAAATTTTGCTCCTAACAAAACGATTGCTTTGGAACTTTCACTATAATATAATGGCGTAAACCATGCCGCGATGGCGGAATTGGCATACGCATACGGCTTAGGACCGTATCCCGCAAGGGTTGGGGGTTCAAGTCCCTCTCGCGGCACTTGCTCTTTATGACAAATTTAACACCAGCAGCGCAGGAATTGATTGCCGCTGTTTCGAAAAATTATCAAGAAAAACAATCTTGGGAAAGAGAAGCCAAGATTCATAGTCAGGAAACAATTTCTTTTTTTGCTTTTCTTTATGAGAAGCTAAGAAATTTTGTGGACTATCAGGAAGAACATCTTTTGCGCCGTCGTGCCATTACCAGAGCCTTAAGCCGGCGCCTCATCTTTCCTCAGCCAAGCGAAGAAACGGCCAGAGCTTTAATTTTAGAGCTTATCAGGGCCCGCTATTTTCCCAATAATAAAATTCCTGAAAATAAAATCTTGGCAGTTTCTCAAATCATTGATAAGTTTTCCGGTCTTATTAAGGTCCTTCCTGAAATAAAAGAACTCTTAATCGGTTTTGCGGCGAGAGAAATTGAGGAAATTTTAACGCTCGATCATGAAACCGCCCTGCTTTTATTTGCCCAGAAGGTCTTTAAAGAAAGACTTTTGGTTAAAGACGACGCGATTCTTTTTATTGCCCTGGAGGAGGCTCTATCCCGCGCTGATGAAACGACAATCCGCTACCATTTAATCAAGTTCTCTTTGCCCAACTGGGATAACGCCGAACGCCTTGAAAAAATTAATCAGGAAATCACTCATAGACTCGCTTCCCCGGATAAAGAACCTCTGGCAAGACGCGTCAGAAAAGAAATCGCTCCCTATGTTATTTTGCGTGACTTAATCAATCAAAATGAGGCTGATTTAACCAGTATTTTTGCCAATCCTGATCTTTTGGATAAAGTTGTCACTCAAGTGGCCTCAAACCGCTACCGTCAAGCCGCCACTAATTTACGGACGGCCGCCATTCAGAGTTTTATTTATATCTTTTTAACGAAAATGGTTTTTGCTTTTATTATCGAGGTTCCTTATGATCTTTATATTTTACGCCGGTTTAATTTATTGCCTTTGGTTGTCAATTTGCTTTTCCCGCCGGCTTTTATGGTGATGACGACCCAAACCGTGACGATCCCTGGTTTTGGCAATACCCAAAAAATCATGAGAGAACTTAAATCGGCGATTTATTTTCAACCGGGATTAACCATACCCAGGATTAATCTTGATCTTTTAAGCCGGGTCAGACCCTTTTTAGATCTGACTTTCAGGCTTTTTTATCTCTTAACGTTTGTCCTGGTTTTCGGTTCCGTCGTTTATATCTTAAAGAAACTTGAATTTAGTTTAGCCTCGATGGCCGTTTTCTTCTTTTTTGTTTCCACCGTTGCCTTTTTTGCTTTTAGAATTCGCCGCAACTTCGGTGATTTAACGATTGCCGAAGAAAAAGAAGGACTTTTGAGCGGACTTTTCAATTTTATCTCTTATCCTTTTATACGACTGGGTCTGGTCTTTTCCAAAGCTCTCTCCCGGTTTAACATTTTTATCTTAATTTTGGATCTTTTAATTGAAACACCTTTAAAAATGGTTTTTGAATTAATTGAGGAATGGTTTGCTTTTATTAGAAGAAAACAAGAGGAGATTCTTTAAAGAAATGAAAAAATTTATTCTTTTTATTTTTATTATTTTTGTCGCTTCAATTATCTTTATTGCCAGATTAACTCGACAGGGAACTTCTGCTCTTAAAACGGAAAAAGTGCAAAGGGGAACAAT harbors:
- a CDS encoding MBL fold metallo-hydrolase — encoded protein: MKVQRLSVGQLATNCYLVWDEKTKETLIIDPGEAAAYIEAKIADLKLKPTALLATHAHFDHVLAALELKLAYQIPFLIHAKDLFLLKQAQKSAQYFLGISVDPAPSADRFLKEKEKIKFGQEVLKVMETPGHTPGGISLLGQGVIFSGDTLFANGLGRTDFSYSSKKDLDQSLNKIFKLPKATILYPGHGEVSTIGEAKKEQI